A part of Rhodamnia argentea isolate NSW1041297 chromosome 8, ASM2092103v1, whole genome shotgun sequence genomic DNA contains:
- the LOC115756742 gene encoding uncharacterized protein LOC115756742 isoform X2, translating to MAATKKLSLKLLVDKRNQTVLFAEAGKDFVDFLFHYLALPVGTIASLLPRAGVACGLRNLYASVENLSDTYIEHREKEALLNPRARSSGPDVLRLLLPKASPLATIECYTCDNLFAGVSCRSCVTDSPSTRCPVCNNAMSKKLSWVAGPAAGAPSSAKVPGGEGGYVKGVVTYMVMDDLVVKPMSTISSITLLNQFNVHEIGHVQEKLIDFGLEEAIKLLSASLHSKTVLTDIFSEVLTD from the exons ATGGCAGCAACCAAGAAGTTGAGTTTGAAGCTTCTTGTCGACAAGAGAAACCAGACCGTGCTCTTTGCTGAAGCCGGAAAGGACTTTgtggatttccttttccattatCTGGCCTTGCCAGTTGGAACTATTGCGAGTCTTCTCCCTAGAGCAGGCGTGGCCTGTGGCTTGCGCAATCTCTATGCAAGTGTCGAGAATCTCAGCGACACATACATTGAACACAGAGAGAAAGAGGCTCTGTTGAATCCCAGGGCACGGAGCTCTGGTCCTGATGTTCTGCGCTTATTGTTGCCCAAAGCTTCACCTTTAGCAACGATTGAATGCTACACTTGCGATAATTTATTTGCAGGCGTTTCATGCCGTAGCTGTGTGACAGATTCCCCTTCTACGAGATGTCCTGTTTGCAACAATGCGATGAGCAAGAAACTGTCATGGGTTGCGGGACCAGCTGCTGGTGCCCCGTCCTCGGCCAAGGTACCTGGTGGGGAGGGTGGTTATGTGAAGGGGGTGGTCACGTACATGGTGATGGATGATCTGGTTGTGAAGCCCATGTCCACCATCTCTTCCATTACTCTCCTCAACCAGTTCAATGTGCATGAAATTGGGCATGTCCAAGAGAAGTTGATTGACTTTGGCTTGGAAGAG GCCATAAAGCTGCTGAGCGCTTCATTGCACTCCAAAACGGTTCTCACAGACATATTCAGCGAGGTTCTCACAGACTGA